One genomic segment of Actinoplanes ianthinogenes includes these proteins:
- a CDS encoding FBP domain-containing protein — translation MEPISEATIRASFINGSKGEAARIKLPADFRDTPWSDLDFYGWVDPAAPQRAALLLPREDRPVAVLLRKAERAGAGSAARSSMCQVCLTDHAAGGVSLFTAPLAGAAGRNGNSVGEYLCADLACSLYLRGKKRPRLRLVRFEETLTLAEKIDRALTKLSAFTARIAAA, via the coding sequence ATGGAACCGATCAGCGAGGCGACGATCCGAGCCTCGTTCATCAACGGCAGCAAAGGCGAGGCGGCCCGGATCAAGCTGCCCGCCGACTTCCGCGACACCCCGTGGTCTGACCTCGACTTCTACGGCTGGGTGGACCCCGCGGCCCCGCAACGGGCGGCCCTGCTGCTGCCCCGCGAGGACCGCCCGGTCGCCGTCCTGCTGCGCAAGGCGGAACGCGCCGGCGCCGGCAGCGCCGCCCGCTCCAGCATGTGCCAGGTCTGCCTGACCGACCACGCGGCCGGCGGCGTCAGCCTGTTCACCGCCCCGCTGGCCGGTGCCGCCGGCCGCAACGGCAACTCGGTCGGCGAGTACCTCTGCGCCGACCTCGCCTGCTCCCTCTACCTGCGCGGCAAGAAACGCCCGAGACTGCGCCTGGTCCGCTTCGAGGAGACGCTCACCCTCGCCGAGAAGATCGACCGAGCGCTAACCAAGCTGTCCGCCTTCACCGCACGCATCGCTGCCGCATAA
- a CDS encoding phosphatase PAP2 family protein: protein MKKYRFYLASMGAAFGLYALLTALIAVHFFIDTDIAVRDGIARDLPHWLISASKAAARLGQGGPLMYLSLVIAAAQSFRLKTVKHFALWACTSASLIMIVGSVKMYTRRGAPADPQPGAVEFFSKEPCGGPACQSFPSGHVANSVVWYGLILILLNHWASSQARRTILASAVSVTAVANVVSGHHWLSDSLGGMLAGSGILGFLLIADRANPRIWGWLDKRIFTSRRSGTTRPFREIGGMRPERSSGSPRGWQSPAQRTAPAGPH, encoded by the coding sequence GTGAAGAAGTATAGGTTTTACCTGGCGTCCATGGGCGCGGCATTCGGGCTGTACGCACTGCTCACCGCGCTCATAGCCGTCCACTTCTTCATCGATACAGACATCGCGGTGCGCGATGGGATAGCGCGCGACCTGCCACACTGGTTGATTTCCGCGAGCAAGGCAGCGGCTCGCCTCGGGCAGGGCGGTCCGCTGATGTACCTTTCTCTTGTCATCGCCGCTGCACAGTCTTTCCGATTGAAGACGGTGAAGCATTTTGCGCTGTGGGCATGCACGTCGGCATCACTGATCATGATTGTCGGGTCCGTAAAGATGTATACGCGTCGCGGAGCGCCGGCCGACCCCCAGCCGGGCGCGGTCGAATTCTTCAGCAAGGAGCCGTGCGGAGGGCCTGCTTGCCAATCGTTTCCCTCCGGGCACGTGGCGAACTCTGTTGTCTGGTACGGCCTCATCCTGATCTTGCTCAATCATTGGGCAAGCTCTCAAGCCCGCAGAACAATCCTGGCCTCGGCCGTGTCCGTGACCGCGGTGGCGAATGTCGTGTCAGGTCACCACTGGCTCAGCGATTCACTGGGGGGCATGCTCGCCGGTAGCGGCATACTCGGTTTTCTGCTCATCGCCGATCGGGCGAACCCGCGCATATGGGGGTGGCTCGACAAGCGGATCTTCACCTCGAGACGATCAGGGACGACGAGGCCGTTCCGGGAGATCGGAGGCATGCGCCCTGAACGATCGTCCGGAAGTCCGCGCGGATGGCAATCGCCGGCGCAACGAACCGCGCCCGCCGGCCCGCACTGA